TGTAGTTACACAAGTTCAATAAAAATAGTATGACTGGTTATAAAATGGAATTTGGTGAAACCGAAGGTTTCAGAACCATTGTGTAAATACTAGGCGCAGAACTCAATACATATCGCAGATCTGCATAAAAACAAAATCCCATTGCGCCGACATGAGTTTACCGCGAATGCTGGAACATTGCCATTAAAATTGAGCTATAAACGAGGATTTTTCTGCAATACAGATTGAATCCCACCCTAGGCTTTTAATTAAAATTTCCTTTCAGCGAAGGGATCATCTCGCTCTATAAGCAATTGTGGCCTGGTACCATTAACACTTGGCTAAACCGTAATGATTGTAGGTTGTCGTCATGCACATTAGATTTGTACCACAAGACAAATTAATTCAAACTTTTTATTAATAGATACTAACCCATAGGGTCTCACAAAAACAAAAACTTTGAATTTATGATCTGCACAAAATATAAAAGATGCATTGCATATGTGTTCTCACAGATCAGTCTTAGTCATTCAGTTGAGGGCCTGCTTAGGCATCCCACAGTGCAACACTGTCTAGGAGAAACCAAATATGTTGACAATAATATTCACATATCAACGTCTGATAGCATGTGCGAGGAGTTAAGCCTAAATACACCTGTTTGGCTTAGTGATTCAGCCCTCATTTGGAATAAGAAACAATTTGAGCCCTTGCCATAATATATTGAATTTTGTTTTGGACACTCAGAAACATAACATTTTTTTCTCTCAACAGAAACAAATCTAAATCAGGAGATCTCCTGTAGGCAGTTACAGAGCAATATGCATCCATAAGAAAGTGCAATACCatagaattaacattttcaaaaacaCTGGTACAGAAAAATATATGGACTCGGCACGATTGTCTTGGGAGAATATATATCTCTCAACATGTCGTAATTATCAAAAGCAACAAATATCCTCTTAACATCAGTCTGTCAAACAAACTCCATAATAAAATTGCTTACTTTCATTTTAGAAATAAACAAAATATGGTTGCTCAGATGAAATCCCAATTTTCATGAAATACAGGAATTATAAGAATTGACTACACACTATGAAGGACGGACACCCAACAAGCAAAGAGCTTATTCATAATCAGTTGGGGACTTGTCAACGTGTGCTTGGCCCCGGTGGGAAACTAATGGACAAGACATCGCAAACCACAAGGTCTGCAGTGGCACGTCCAGAAACCGGAACAGCAACAGAACCAGATCAGCTTAGATGGCGCAGCAAAGATTGTCGACAGCGCAGGCACAAGAACTCTTCAGCTTCTTGCTTTTCACATCCTCTTCCTTTCTCGATGCAGGGCCAGCTCCGATATCCGCCACATCACTTCTCAAAAGTCCGTCCAACACTTCTCCATAAGTAGTTTGGCTCTTCTACTCAAGTGAGCTAAGTGCCGAAAGTGGCCCTTGTGCAGTGGACCAGAGTTCTGGAAGCTACAAGGTAGTTCAGCAGACCTGCAGCATGTGAGCGTTGCCACTGAACTCCTCATCAACCTGAAACATACGAAACGCTTTGTTAGACCACCTGCTCATCAATTCAATCACCCTTCAACTAGTGCCATCATGGAGATATCACTTAATCACTCTGCATTTATTTTCGAGACACTCACCTCAGAGTAGGCAGGCAGGTTTGGGAACTGGAACGCAGAGGCGTGCATGAAGATGGGGCTGTCGTCACCATCGTAGTCATTCAGAAGGGGCGTGAGGGGCTGGTCCAGGCGGCAGTCACGTGTGACGTCACAGTAGCTGGGGGGAGCAGAAGGCATGCGAAGGGACACCCAGCTGGCTGAGGCGTTGCTGACCGAGCCATCTGTGCTGCTCATGCTGTTGGTGCGGCTTCCCAGGCCGGCTGTGCCAATGACCAGCGGCAGCTCCAGGATCAGCTTTTCGCTGCCTGGGATGTGCATGTAGATCTGGAGGTCGGGATAACATTAGAAACCAGACTTGCCGAGTGGCCATTTCAAAAGGCTGCATGTCTAAACTAGTGCGGTCACTTGGCTAATCCCCTTATCCAACTGAAGGGATCTGGCGGATTTACAGTAATGACCATAGTATTACAAGCATGTCTATGATGCGTTAGTTTGAAGGTTGATCAATACACTTAATTTCCCCAATGGAAGTTCTTTGCTACTCGAAACGGCTGCTTAACACCAAAGCCATTAGCACTCTGCTATTTTGCTAGTTGGAGGGGATCAAGATGCTCACCATGAGGGCGTACTCTACACGGATGATGTTGCAGCCCAGCATAGAGGGCTTGATCTTGGGCACCCGGATGGTCTTTCCCTGCCAGGCGTCGCACATGCCGGAGATGATGTGGTTGCCGCGCACAGAGGAGAGCTTCTGGCGGAAGACCTTGGTCCTGCCATTGGCCTGGTAGGTGTGCTTGGAGATGATGGCCGCCTTGGGGACCACAATCCGTGAGCAGGTGTTCTCAAACTTGGCGCAGATGCAGATGTCTTCACCCTCACAGAACCCCTTGCGGTCAATCTTGGCATTCAGGGACACCTGGCCGTCAGGAATGAACATGCAGGTGACCTTCTTCTCCTTCATGCCACCTGTAGGAGACTGTAGAGAGGGCAAGAAAAATAGTGGTTTCACAGGGGCTCACTTGAACAGATGTTTAACCATGTTTTTTAGAGCTCCAATTCAGTATCGCTCTTCCTTCATGTCAACATAAATGCCAAGTTAACTTAATAATTTGAAGAATTCTAGGGACAAATCTGTCCATGCTTTAAGGCTTTACAAGGCAGATGCGCAGCATATGACAGAGCTGCCGACCTGAAGCTTTACATCAGGACCCGACTAATCCCACATTTGAAATTATAGTGCAAGGGAAAAGTCTGCGATACAGACTGCTCactcttaacctctttgatctctaggggcgctatttcatttttggataaaaaacgttcccgttttaagcgcgatattttgtcacgaaaagatgctcgactatgcatattcttgacagtttttgaaagaaaacactctgaagtttcagaatctgcaaagatattgtctgtaagtgccccagaactcattctacaggcgaaaccaagatgatgcatcaaccaggaaatgagcagaatttctgaagctctgttttccattgtctccttatatggctgtgattgcgcaaggaatgagcctacactttctgtccttcccccaaagtgttagcagcattgtgacgtatttgtaggcatatcattggaagattgaccataagagactacattttccaagtgtccgcctgctgtccctgcgtcgaaattggagcgtaaagccaggtgcaattatttttccatttgagagcaaggagaaaccaggcttccacgaaggatatatcattgaagagatatgtggaaaaacaccttgaggattgattctaaaccacgtttgccatgtttcagtcgatattatggagttaatttggaaaaaagttcgcgttttgagggctgaattttcttttttttttttttttttttttttttggtagccaaatgtgatgtacaaaacggagctatttctaatacacaaagaatctttttggaaaaacggagcatctgctatctaactgagagtctcctcattgaaaacatcagaagttcttcaaaggtaagttattttatttgaaggctttacttgtttttgtgatagttgcctgctaaatgctaacgctaatgctaacgctaatgctaacgctaaatgctacgctagctagctactgttacacaaatgattgttttcctatggttgaaaagcatattttgaaaatctgagatgacagtgttgttaacaaaaggctaagcttgagagctagcatatttatttcatttcatttgcgattttcatgaatagttaacgttgcgttatggtaatgagcttaggtctataaatagaatcccggatccgggtttggtcgtcgcaacaggttaactttttagggatagggggcagcatttccactttggttgaattgcgtgcccatagtgaactgcctcctaccctgtcccagatgctaatatatacatattattattactattggatagaaaacactgaagtttctaaaactgtttgaattatgtctgagtataacagaactcatatggcaggcaaacttccaaacaggaagtggaaattctggggctggttgattttcaactcatcgcctattcacatccCAGTAAGATATAGATATgttcgcacttcctacgccttccacgttctactgactgttgactgaagcctctagtgtgatgtgggaccggatggcagctatttgagtcagtggtctggcagaatgccaggtCCTGGTTAGGCGCATTTCTCATGATATAGCCATGCGTTCCATTACTCTGTAAACAaaaacgaatgctccggttggaacgttattggatatatatgataacaacatcctgaagattgattctctacttaatttgaccagtttattcgacctggaatataactttGAAGTTTTCGTCCCAAGTTCGCCTGGACTGGTgccagcttttggacatgtgaactaaaCATGCTAGCAacagtagctaattggacactagtaatggacattatcgaacaaaacaactaggattcctggcactgcattctgatgaaagatcaaaggtaagggaatatttatgatgtaatttcgtatttctgttgactccaacatggcagagAAATATTGTGTAcctctgagcgccgtctcagattattgcatggtatgctttttccataaagttttaaaaaatctgacgcAGCgtttgcattaagaacaagtgtatctttaatcatatgtaaaacatgtatctttcatcaaagtttatgatgagtatttctgttatatgACGTGGCTCTGTAattactccggatattttggaggcatttctgaacatggcgccaatgtaaaccgagatttgtggatataaatatgcacattatcgaacaaaacaggaatgtattgtgtaacatgatgtcctatgagtgtcatctgatgaagatgatcaaaggttagtgattcattttatctatatttctggtTTTGTgattatctttggctggaaaaaatgtgttttttttggatttggtggtgatctaacataaatatatgttgtgttttcgctgtgaaacatttttaaaaatcggacacgatggttagattaacaagatgattatctttcatttgctgtattggacttgttaatgtgtgaaagttaaatatttctacaAATATTTTTGAATAtcccgcgctgccttttcagctgaatgttgggggggggggggttaacctAGACAGGTTAATGCTTTCAAAATGTCATATGTTGTGTATCAGAAATACTATTAAAAGAGGAGTTTCTTTTCAGACTTCCAAGTGGCAAGTTAGCGTGCAACTCAGCTAGTTATACTTTTGCAGTTCAGGCTGCGGTAAGTGAGAGATGAACTCACCAACAGATCTGGTGTGTTCACATCCAGGGGCTCCTCCACCTCAAAGTGTTTCTTGCACTCCAGGGCAGGCTGAGCAGGTCTCTCCATAAAGGCCTTGACATAGTATTGGACATAGCCAAACTTGCCCTTGTAGGAAGACACAATCTGCCTTTGGGGAAACAAAAAGGTAAAAAGATAAGACATAGCCACAGACCCAGAGAGGAGCATTTGTTGTATTGACAATAAAAGAATACAGGCCAATGCAGAGACATACCCTTGCTGGGGGAGCTCAAATCCAAACATGTACTCATACTTGTTGCCAGGTCTAAGGATAACTGATCCATCATGATCTGAAAATGAAAAAGAAAGCCATTTAATAAAGGTGATTTATCTTGCCAATTCCACTAATCAGGCAAAAGGTtggtttattttttactttagacTATCAGCTATGTTAACTTCCTGCCAAGCCTTGTGTTGGGGGGTTTGCCAAGGACACCATGCCACTCTGCCAAGTACAGTGAAACATAGATACTAAATGCTTGACACCTCATAAGGGGATTCCCTGTATCGACTGACCATGCACTGCTCAGTTAATGCTGCCAAAATCTTTTGCATTGTTCATTCCATGAAATTCAACTCTAAATCAATGACTCCTCATAAGTAGGGGACACTTTCAGTCTAAATAACAGCTCGGTAAACTAATCTAATAACGTTATTTCACATTAATATGTAATTCAACCCTTACAGTGACATTTGAAATGCATGTCATAATCACGAAAATGATTTGAGAGTCACTAACCTTAGCTAACAAGTTAATCATCATCGACAGCAGCACCAGCTAAACGGGCAGCCACATGGCTACACTTAAAAACAAGTTATCATGTTGATTGCTTGGAAAATGTATATGAGGATCTTACCAGCTGGCTGGTCATCAAGTTGAACAACCTCTTCGTATCTCAAGTACTCATTCTCCTCTCGGCATTTCTGCTTTCCTTTGGCATATTCCACTTTTGCGCATCCAACGAGCACTTTCATAGCCGAGACTCTCGTCACCTCAGCTACTTCCACCAGGATCTTCCCGGCTACTTTGTCTCCACTGCAGTAAAAAGTCTTGCTAGGATCGCTGAAAATAACCTCGAAGGTCTTCACTCTCTTTGACATAACAACCATGTTCGCTATTTAATCGATATCCAAGTCGAAGAAGATTTGAACTGCAAGAAGTTCAGAGCTATTCCAATTCGAAGTTTTGTTGTTCAATTAGACTGTCAATATGATTGGGCGAGGTTCATAGGTCTACGATTGGGATGCAGCGCAAAATGCTTGCTTTATAGCGTACGACTAAACTCATATGTTACCTTCTCTCATGTTAACAGTGTGAGCTATAAACCAAGAAGGCGCAGCTTTTATATGTGGAGACCAGCCAGTGATTCACCAGGTTTGTCGATCGCCTCAGCTGAGCATGTGGAAGCAGAATGCACAACATGGCTCAGCGCATGCACATCACTGTCATTGGTTGAAAAATATGCTTGTGTTGTCTTTAACCAATCACCACCCGGGAACTGCGCGTGGACACCTCGTGGCTGAGAAGAGAGCGCGAGTGCTCAGCAGTTGTAACGGATGCGGAGGAGTGGCTAGACTAGACACTTGTCTGGAGAAAGAAATTAACTTCACAAGCCCGGGACAGGAAGAAGATAATGAATTTGCCCTAAAATCTATAACGTGATTTAGTATTTTACAGCCCCATCGATTTACATTTTCCATCCTGGTAGTGGATAAATGAGTGTTATGGCCCTAACTAGTGTCAGTCTGTTGGGGAAACAATTTGACAGAGTTGTTTGAGGACAAGCTTGCTTTGGAATATTTTTGTAAAACCTTTTGGTCATATTTCTACATAGGCTTGGCCATGCCTTCAGTAGGCTTTCAAGGAAGCACACCGTGATTAGGTTCACAGTCAGACATGTCACTGCACACAACATAAAACTTACAACCATCCCCAAAAATTATCGAAatgaactacatacattttcctCAGGTTTGTTATTCCATGAAACCAATTTAGAAAAAGTAGCCAGATCTGCATTTTAACGAGATTTATGAAGGGTGATGTTCAGTGTACATCTACTGCTATTATCAAATCAACATCCAAAACGACATATTGATAACTAACATATGGACTCTAAAGTTCCCAGCATTGGCTGTAGACCTTGTAATTAAGAAATCATTGGCCCCATGGCTTTGTTTtttttcatgcaattctacgtaATTTACATGACAGAAGAGAATAGCTGAATATTTTTTAATAACAGACAAATTACATAAATGAGTGGCAACTCTTgactgacaaactgagatcaatTGGTATtgaattcgtcagggcatggactctaaaaGATATCGAAGCACTCCACCGAGATTTctgcccatgttgattccaatgcttcccacacatGTATAAAATTTGCtagatgttctttgggtggtggatcattcatgatacacacaggaaactttaGCGTGGAAAACACTGCGCCTTTGCAGTTCTTAACAAAAGCCGGTATGCAAATTGATAGCGGGTGCCTCTATTTACATGTTGcatatgagtgcatttcacactacttttggattataatttAACTGTAAAACTGGGATGAAATTCGTTCTTAATATACTTTTTGTGTCATCATCGCAAATCAACtgcattattctttaaaaaaaaacacttaaacttcaaccagtaaaatggctTTTTGGCTAGCTTTTGGTATTAAATTAGTTAACGTGACAGCCTATCCTATATCAATGacgttagcattttagctaacaaCTGCTGCATCCAAAATAGTTATTTATGCAAAGATCACAAGCAAATATAATCTTAGCGACTGTTCAAGCAATAATCAAAACATAATTATAAGCGTATGATAACCCAACAGTCAttttatttagaagtaataaaaacGTACATCTATGCTATGTTGAAAGGAGGGCAGTTGGCGATGGCTTTCTTACCGCCTCCTAGAGTCGCGTGCATCTGGAAAAGGGTCTATGGCTTTCACCTGTTCAGtcttatgtcatggaaagaacatatgttcttaatgttttgtatactcagtgtatatcataggctacagtaggctactAAATACAATTGAGTGGCACACTGACTCACCTAATGATGAAGGTGTTAGccatagctaggctactcatggaCCGTTGGTAGCCAATGCGCTCGTAGTGGCAGTAGCGTACTGTTGTTACCTATCTCAAGATGCTGTTAGCAAAAAAATTGTTTCTAATTGTTCTACAGACAGATAAGTTTTCTCTTTTCAGCTGTATGCATTTTCTTTCCAAACTAAATTTTTCCTTCGGTTTCTGAAACCAGCCCTAAATATAATCCATACATGGCTGTTCCCATTCAAATCAGGACTGGCATACATTGCTAGGCCCATGAGTTTAACAATCGAATTGCCAGAGTAAGAGGTTACAAATCCCTTCTATGGGGTATATGTCTATGACCACAAGGCATATttgcagtggtgggaaaagtacccaaggTTATACttgtaaagataccttaatagaaaatgactcaattaaaagtgaaagtcacccagtaaaattctactatagtaaaagtatttgggtttaaatatttttaagtatcaaaagtaaatgtaattgcaaaaaatgtacttaagcatcaaaagtaaaagtataaattatttaaaattccttttattaagcaaaccagactgcacaattgtttacggatagccaggggcacactcaaacagtcagacatcattcagtcctgctaagcattcaaaatgtaacgagtgtTTCAATAATACATCAATATTGCTacaacgagtacttttgggtgtcagggaaaatgtatggagtaaaaagtacatcattttatttaacaatgtagtgaagtaaaagctgtcaaaatataaatagtaaagtacagataccccaaaaaacaacttaagtagtactttaaagtatttttacttaagtactttacaccactgcatattTGGTGCACGCTGCCCAAACTGTGGCCTTCCCAAAGGTAGGCATtctggtaactgccaaaataaaggataCATTTTCCTGGCATGGTTAAGGTCCACTTGTAGAATTTATTGCCAAGGcgcattgaggctgttctggcagctcgtggtggcccaacacccttttAAGACTCTTCGTGTTGGAGTTTCCTTTATTTTTGTCAGATGCCTGTATGTGCTTGTGATAAACTTAatccacattattattatttaaggAACTATTGATCCCCTGTAGCTAAATTATGCTCTCTGGtgtattttgaacattgagagcAGGCTCCTGTGGttggataaaaaaaatatcacaataaaacaaaataacctcattttttatttatttgtttattcttTTGCCTCTTGGGCCCAGCCCCTGACTCACACAATTGaccagtcacatttatttattatgcCAGTCACCCATGTGGGTCTCCTACCTTCTCTCCACCCTCCATATGATGATTAGCAGAGTGGCAGCAGAAAGCAGTCTACTCTCATTGCGAGCAGGCTCTTGAATCCTCCTGTGATTGGTGGTTgcattaaaataaaaatacaaaatatatactacatatataatatatactgtatatacagtagcatGTAGATCCTATGTCTTATCATGTCTTATCATTATCCCATAAGTAATGATCCTAACTAAATATCAGCCATTTTGAGTCAGTTCAAAAAATTATACATAGAGAGACATATTATATAACCCTTATAATAACACATCATGAAGGCTCATACATGCTTATAAAAAGTTATatataacaacctctccctcaacgtgataaagacaaaggagatgattgtgggcggaacgagcacgcccccattcttaatgacgggactgtagtggagcaggttgagagtttcaagttccttggtgtccacatcaccaacaaactatcatgagggggtatattattgtggccctggtggcacaaaatcaatagtctgactgcatggagatgcttgggaatatggtcaatacgggggaccgtgttgtgggtgtttcaggggaaaGGGGTACATCAAGGACGTGATAATGGTTAATAAAATCTCCCCATTTCTGTCCATTTTTTTGCAGTCTTGCAGGCCTTCTCATACAGctgcaactgtatatgcattcgtaaatcaagacctttcttgagttgggctctgggatggtgcaactgttgaaaatgtgagcctatggttgtgtgagggaaaggggttgagtgtgtatgagtgtgtgggtgtatgtgtgtatgccaCAACTGTTGCGAGGGAGTAAAAGATGTTAGGAACAATACAGGATGATgcacaataattgtttgctaaTATAATAATGGCTTGCAATAATGTCATTTTGGTAATGGCGAGACTGGTGAGAGGTAAAATGCTTTGCATAAATTGCCTACATTATTACAAATATTAATAGCTAATTATGGAAAATAAGATAAACAggattttattatatatatatatatcttttcgAAGGATGGATCCCAGTCTCTTCAGGGCTATGGGATCCGGGGGGTTGGGGGTGTTCTGCCGGGCATTGGGATAACAACCCAACTCGGGATGAGCAGGGCTTTTAGTgggtggaatagtggggaccaattggaggtttacttagtagcaatgcaaatatcatggtacagctatatagacagTCAATAATTATGTTACTTTTGAATGGtatgtttacaaacatatattttgataaatataaTTGAAAGTTGTGTCTCATTATGGAAATGATTGTAATGGCTTATCAGATAATAACAAAATATTAtcatttacctggctaaaagagaagggatataatttatattgtttacaggaaactcattcaacaattttagatgaagttttgtggaaaaaggaatggggggacgaaatatatttctcccatgggcaaagaaattcaaagAAATTGTAATTAATTAACAGTCATTTTGATCCAattgtgcaaattgtccaaacagatcatcaaggtagatggattattttaaatatgttattggacaataaacagatatggcttattaacctatacggtccaataatgatgatccaagcttctttgaaaatatatataagaattgATCAACTCTAtaagcaacactagactctattattatggagggagattttaatacggtcttaaatacctctatggaccgcAAAGGAAATcgcactacaaactatcaccctcaggcacttaaggaaatcataaatgtcatggatatattggaattagtggatatatggaggcttaaataccctgacctagtgagatatacatggcggaagcttaatcaagctagtcgtcttgattactttcttatgtcattctctctggcaccaaaaaagtgttgataggggacagaatgtggtcggatcatcacataattggcatatatattactcttacagaatgtCCACGTGGGcaaggatattggaaatttaatcaaagcctactagatgataaattgtttataactaggacagaagaatttataacagactttttcagacataacataggtactgcagatccccttattgtatgggacacttttaaatgtgcctttagaggccatgcaattcagtactcatctataaaacaaacgcaatttagatcaaaagagtccatattaacaaaggaaattgaagggcTAACAGTGCAGTCAGATAGCAATAAAAAGTGTACCATAGAGGCAGAGAATAAGTTATAGGAAAATCAAAAAGAAATGGATGAACTTAatcaagaaagatccagtgtaatatattaaagaaataaagcaaactggatggaatttGGGGAAAAATACACCAACTtctttttcaatcttcaatataaaaatgctaccaaaaagaatgtattgaaacttgttacaaatgatggagtcacgcaTGATTCACCGAATGATAttttcgtttcagtctcctccatctccactaaccaaagctaattgtatggatttttgtCCTAGTAAcaatgtaaaattaacatctgaacagaaagactcatgtgaaggccatattacagaggaggaacttcttgatgcaattaaagcctttaaggtTGGGGAACACTctagggctggatggcataccagtggaagtataccaaacttttttttgatatactcagaggaccattattagcatgttttaagcacttctatataaatggtagattatcggacacgcaacaagaagttctgatatcattattactgaaacaggacccaagtggtatatataaagatccagtccatttaaaaaaatggaggcctcttacacttcagtgttgtgatgcaaaaatcctagcaaaatgcttggcgcatagaatttaaaaagtattgtcagatattattcatcctaatcagacagtttttttttacatggacgatacattggagataataaaagacaagtactggaaacaatagaatactatgaaatatcgggaacatcaggcctggttttcatagctgattttgaaaaggcttttgataaagtacattTGGAGTTTATATaaaaatgcctagaatatttcaattttggggaatctcttataaaataggttaaagttatgtattataccaggtgtaaaatagtaaatattgGCCACATCTTAGAACGTTTTAAACTGTCtcgaggagtaaaacaaggttgtccactatcggcatatctatttattattgccatcgaaatgttagctgttaagattagatccaacaataatattaagggattagaaagaacaaaggtgtcattgtacgctgatgaatcatgttttcttttaaaaccacaattagaatccctccacagcctcatagaggatctagatacttttgctaacCTTATATTACGTAAAAAAAATGCTAATtgtacattaccgtgtagtttaccaataaaatggtctgacggggatgtggacatactcagaatacaaatcccaaaagaaagaaataatctcactccaatacatttttatagaaagttagcaaaaatagataagatcttgctaccatggaaaggaaaatacatctgccccacccgggaggccccaaattcttattttcaatgacagcctaggaacagtgggttaactacctgttcagggacagaacgacatatttgtactttgtcagctcgggtttttgaacttgcaatc
This genomic window from Oncorhynchus clarkii lewisi isolate Uvic-CL-2024 chromosome 32, UVic_Ocla_1.0, whole genome shotgun sequence contains:
- the LOC139391763 gene encoding thioredoxin-interacting protein-like; this encodes MVVMSKRVKTFEVIFSDPSKTFYCSGDKVAGKILVEVAEVTRVSAMKVLVGCAKVEYAKGKQKCREENEYLRYEEVVQLDDQPADHDGSVILRPGNKYEYMFGFELPQQGQIVSSYKGKFGYVQYYVKAFMERPAQPALECKKHFEVEEPLDVNTPDLLSPTGGMKEKKVTCMFIPDGQVSLNAKIDRKGFCEGEDICICAKFENTCSRIVVPKAAIISKHTYQANGRTKVFRQKLSSVRGNHIISGMCDAWQGKTIRVPKIKPSMLGCNIIRVEYALMIYMHIPGSEKLILELPLVIGTAGLGSRTNSMSSTDGSVSNASASWVSLRMPSAPPSYCDVTRDCRLDQPLTPLLNDYDGDDSPIFMHASAFQFPNLPAYSEVDEEFSGNAHMLQVC